The nucleotide window ATTGCGAGGGATGGGCCGCCGCGTGCTCCACCACCATCCGCACCGCTCGCTCCCGCACTTCCGGTGAAAACCGTCCTGGTCTTGCCATGGCCCCATCCTCTCAAGGATTGGAGCCTCCGGGAAAGCCGGGGCGGTTCAATCCGGTCTCCGGGTGCGACGTGGTGCTGATGGGTAATAAGGGAAGGTCACGGCCTGACACCAGGCTGACAGTACTCGCATCCAGAGTCTGCATCCCGTGATAAACACAGGAGAGCTTTCGGCTTAGCTGTTTGGCTGCGGGCTTGCACCTCCAGGCGCTGTTGCAATGACTACAGTCTCTCCTGGAGGTCCGAGCTAATGCAAATCCGAATGCTGGCATTGACTGCAGTGTCTGTTTTGGCCCTTGCCGGTTCAGCTGAAGCGGATAGCGTGAGAATCGGAGTCAAGATCGGCGTCCCGGCTCCGCCGCCCGTCGTTGTGACGCCTCCGGTGGTCGTGACACCTCCAGTGGTGGTGGCACCGCCGGCGCCTGTTGTCGTCGTCCCCCCGGTTGCACCGCCCGTGATCGTGCGCGCGCCCCAACTCGTGGTGGTGCCCGGATCGCCGGTGTTTTATGCGCCCGGTGTCGAGATGAACTTCTTCGCGTATGGGGGGCGGTACTACAGCTTTCATCACGACCGGTGGTTCGTAGCCCCGAGGCCTGGCGCTCCCTGGGTCGCGATTGCACCCGGCCGCGTCCCGCAGCCGGTCCTTGGCGTGCCGGTCGCCTACTACAAGGTCCCACCGGGCCACGCCAAGAAGATCGATAGAGGGCACGGCTGTCCACCTGGGCTGGCCAAGCAGGGGCGCTGCTAAGCCGCTGCTCGGCGCGCTGCCATCACGTAGCTCATCAATTGCCCGAAGGGGACGGACCTCCTCACTGGAGGTCGCCCCCTTCGGGTTCTCTCTTGTCTGGACCCGGGGGCGAGGCCACGGCCCTAGGCTAAGCGCTGGGCGCCCTCACGCCGTCGTCCCCCATCACTTCCAAAGACAAGCTGAACCATCCTCCAGCGGGAACGGGATGATCTCCTGGGTGTGCTCGCACCACCTCTGGTAGCTCTGCGCCGTGTAGGGCTGACCGCCGCCAGACCTGGCGGGAGAAGGGATGCTACCGTCCGGGAGGCGCCCCGGAAAACGCTCGATCATTTACGCACCGAGTATCCCACGCACTGCATCGACCACCGTGTCTACCGCCAGCGGCTTCGTCAGCACTCGTGCCCCGAACAGGGGCACACGATGGTTCCTCAACTCCTCGGCTGGATACCCCGTCATGAACAGCACCTTCATTCGGGGCCATCGATCGCGCAGCGACTCCGCCAATTCGTGGCCGTGCATCCCGCGCATCACGATATCAGTCACGAGCAGGTCGATGGGGTCGCGGCCTGCATCCACGAGCCTGATTGCCTCGCCGGGTTCGGTCTCAGTCAGCACCCTGTACCCTCGCGTGGTCAGCATGTCTGAAATCACGTTTGCTACGTCGGCGTCGTCATCAACCACAAGGATGGTCGGCACGATGGTTCCTCGTTCGGGTCTGGGTGCTCGGCTCACGCGCCGCGCCGGCGGATGGCTCGGTGGCGCAGGACAGGACTCTGGCGGGGTTGACTAGTGAGCTTCCGCGAAAGAGGAGCGGCTTGACGACCGTGAATACGCTTCCCGCAAGACGACAACCCACTCAACGGCAGCGGCGATGGGGGACCGTGACGGGCGCGCTCGCCGCGTTTCGACCTCACAGAGGGTATCCGAGGTCGGCACGACAGCGGGGGGCGACCCCTCCAAGCCAAGAGCATGGCCACTCATGACAACGCTATCCATCGACTGATCCGCGTCGAACGAGAACACGCCCGGCAGATAGGCTGGAGAAATCGAGGAGGACATAGGCGGCGACCGCGAGGGTGAACAACCGGGTGCGGACGGCTCGCAGCATTCAACAGCCTCCCCGTTGGCAATAGCCCCAGTAGGCCGGGGCGCGAGGCCGATGGTATAGGGTTCAGGAGGTATGCGCGAGAATTTGTATCGGGTCTGCCGATGGGCGCGCGGCTCGGCACCGCGGGGCTCGGAGGAGGAGGGTCAAGAAGGCTTGTCCCCGGGCATCGGCCCTCCGCGGAACTCGGCGGGATCTCTCGGGAGGCGGGCCCGCCCGAGCCTCCGAGGCCCGGCCTCCTCGACCGCGTCCGTCACGCCATCCGGACCCGGCACTACAGCCGGCGCACCGAGAAAGCCTACGTTCACTGGATCCCTCCGAAGGTCCGCAAGTCGCCAATCAGATACACCGGCCTGACCCTCACAATGATCACACGCGTCCGGTGGCGAGCTCCTGCAGGCGTCGGCGGGTCGCGGTCAGGGCGTCAATCGTCGTCTCCTCGCTCTCGCTGAACGTGA belongs to Gemmatimonadales bacterium and includes:
- a CDS encoding response regulator, with protein sequence MPTILVVDDDADVANVISDMLTTRGYRVLTETEPGEAIRLVDAGRDPIDLLVTDIVMRGMHGHELAESLRDRWPRMKVLFMTGYPAEELRNHRVPLFGARVLTKPLAVDTVVDAVRGILGA